In one window of Coriobacteriia bacterium DNA:
- a CDS encoding DUF192 domain-containing protein codes for MTVTLRVRQATTFISRLKGLLGMKEFPLGVDALLLSPCNAIHTVGMGFAIDLVFLDSHNKVIRVVKNIFPGKLYVSEPGARSVLEMAAGHSSYINLCDTIITNTFQEDAS; via the coding sequence ATGACGGTAACGTTGCGGGTTCGTCAAGCGACGACATTCATATCACGGCTCAAAGGACTGCTGGGTATGAAGGAGTTTCCGCTTGGGGTAGATGCATTACTTCTCTCTCCGTGCAATGCGATACATACCGTCGGAATGGGCTTTGCGATAGATCTTGTATTTTTGGATTCACACAATAAAGTGATTCGAGTTGTAAAGAATATTTTCCCGGGCAAACTTTATGTCTCCGAACCTGGAGCAAGATCGGTATTGGAAATGGCTGCCGGACACAGCAGCTACATAAATCTTTGTGACACGATCATAACGAATACTTTTCAGGAGGATGCATCATGA
- a CDS encoding FHA domain-containing protein, which produces MKTCPICGARAVENATTCFECLYSFIEMSISPVEKEEEREEIAEVPSKKSFENALSGEHAGDIFLELWKKGRLQKKFISHNGSLYIGSAGFNDVFLKSSRVAKRQLHLYRQDGDMYLDILDFSYPVFLNGQELDGAVPVKADDAISLEDVRLVVSS; this is translated from the coding sequence ATGAAAACATGTCCGATTTGCGGAGCGCGTGCGGTTGAAAACGCAACTACCTGTTTCGAATGTCTCTATAGCTTCATCGAGATGTCGATCAGCCCGGTTGAAAAAGAGGAAGAGCGAGAAGAAATCGCCGAGGTCCCATCCAAAAAATCATTTGAGAATGCACTTTCCGGTGAGCATGCGGGCGATATTTTTCTCGAACTGTGGAAAAAGGGCAGACTGCAAAAGAAATTTATTTCCCACAACGGATCCCTCTACATCGGATCGGCGGGTTTCAACGATGTTTTTCTTAAATCGAGTCGCGTGGCTAAGCGGCAGTTGCATCTTTACAGGCAGGACGGAGACATGTACCTCGATATCTTGGATTTTTCGTATCCTGTATTTCTCAACGGACAAGAACTCGATGGGGCAGTCCCCGTGAAAGCCGATGATGCCATTTCCTTGGAAGACGTTCGTCTGGTCGTGTCTTCATAG
- a CDS encoding Veg family protein, with amino-acid sequence MELNRLAEAEGDIRTVLEDMTGSIVCIRANMGRSKVMECQGMILQTHPSVFLVEVRKKRNRRARASYKYVDVLTGSVELSHPESGEPVFPWIECSN; translated from the coding sequence ATGGAATTGAATCGTCTTGCCGAAGCAGAAGGCGACATTCGCACGGTCCTCGAAGACATGACCGGCTCAATCGTGTGTATTCGCGCGAACATGGGTCGTTCGAAAGTAATGGAGTGCCAAGGTATGATTTTGCAGACTCATCCATCGGTGTTTTTGGTGGAAGTCCGCAAGAAAAGAAATCGTCGTGCACGCGCTTCATACAAATATGTCGATGTATTGACCGGTTCGGTGGAGCTATCGCATCCCGAAAGTGGAGAACCGGTATTTCCTTGGATTGAGTGCTCGAATTAA
- the ispE gene encoding 4-(cytidine 5'-diphospho)-2-C-methyl-D-erythritol kinase yields the protein MKVFSPAKINLALNVGAKMRDGYHRVDSVFHTLAFGDVVAVEPSEKLNLTCSVNLGIAPENNLAYKAAVLFARETGTSSNYSIHIDKRLPHGAGLGGGSSNAAAVIYALAVADGINPVGTLCMRIAASLGSDVPVFLAPTGASVMTERGEVLEESLPPATGVPVVLAMPRNLTVSTARVYKAFDESPLPIRSMELLIGILHDFVEVDAQRDLLMTSHAGMARLLAGEVYNNLAAASVAVEPSIGDALLFLKTQRESLCAEVSGSGSCVFALCATPEQAEALQKKCVEYGFFSVATSLRSQGVTKINEVSTIGGKPGVKLPQ from the coding sequence ATGAAGGTATTTTCCCCAGCAAAAATAAACTTGGCGCTCAATGTCGGCGCAAAAATGAGAGATGGCTACCACCGGGTGGATTCGGTGTTTCATACACTCGCTTTCGGCGATGTCGTTGCAGTGGAGCCGTCTGAAAAGCTGAATCTCACGTGCTCGGTGAATCTCGGAATTGCACCTGAAAATAACCTTGCTTACAAAGCGGCGGTTTTGTTCGCGCGTGAAACAGGTACATCGAGCAACTATTCGATACATATCGATAAGCGCCTGCCGCACGGAGCCGGTCTCGGCGGTGGTTCTTCGAACGCAGCTGCAGTTATATATGCTCTTGCAGTGGCGGATGGCATCAACCCGGTCGGAACTCTCTGTATGCGAATCGCCGCTTCTTTAGGGTCCGATGTCCCTGTCTTTCTCGCTCCGACGGGAGCGAGTGTCATGACGGAGCGAGGTGAAGTTCTCGAGGAGTCTTTGCCTCCGGCAACAGGCGTTCCCGTCGTGTTGGCAATGCCTCGCAATCTCACCGTTTCGACGGCTCGGGTGTACAAGGCTTTCGATGAAAGCCCTCTACCGATACGGAGTATGGAGTTGCTTATCGGTATCCTTCATGATTTCGTCGAAGTGGATGCTCAACGCGACTTGCTGATGACGAGCCATGCGGGTATGGCGCGGCTGTTGGCGGGAGAGGTCTATAATAACTTGGCGGCTGCATCCGTTGCAGTCGAACCGAGTATCGGAGATGCGCTGTTGTTTTTAAAAACCCAGCGCGAAAGTCTTTGTGCAGAGGTCTCGGGTTCCGGTTCGTGCGTGTTCGCGCTCTGCGCGACGCCCGAACAGGCGGAAGCACTGCAAAAAAAGTGTGTGGAGTACGGGTTTTTTTCAGTAGCGACATCGTTGCGCTCTCAGGGTGTGACGAAAATAAACGAAGTGAGTACTATCGGTGGAAAGCCCGGCGTGAAACTTCCACAATAG
- a CDS encoding NTP transferase domain-containing protein produces the protein MTKYTLTPEHENTVDVIVLGGGDGEPVDSITPVKGLVKVLDKSMIEWVVDALREAKSVREIAIVIPDAKYIGDELKTKVNHIVECDKSFTDNALAGADVLKNDLHILGVTADIPALTPEAVDDFVEQTLRANVDFAYPLIRKEHLEEQFPGSVRTYIKIKGGPVTGGNFFLGSPEFKLRIKDTLQQLFETRKNPLKMVRTVGPRFVFNLASGKLDVTEVEKKMGELLGGPCAAIYTEYAAIGADVDKPVDLEVIEAAILATHRSIV, from the coding sequence GTGACGAAATATACACTTACACCCGAACATGAAAATACCGTCGATGTGATTGTTCTCGGCGGCGGCGACGGCGAGCCGGTCGATTCGATTACTCCGGTCAAAGGACTTGTCAAAGTACTCGACAAGTCGATGATCGAGTGGGTCGTCGATGCACTGCGCGAAGCAAAATCCGTGAGGGAAATTGCAATCGTCATTCCTGATGCGAAGTATATCGGCGATGAACTGAAGACGAAAGTCAACCATATAGTCGAGTGTGATAAGTCGTTTACCGATAATGCGCTGGCCGGAGCGGATGTTTTGAAAAACGATCTTCATATTCTTGGTGTCACCGCCGATATTCCGGCGCTCACTCCCGAGGCGGTCGATGATTTCGTCGAGCAGACACTCCGAGCGAATGTCGATTTCGCGTATCCGCTTATTCGTAAAGAACACCTGGAAGAACAGTTTCCGGGTTCTGTTCGTACCTATATAAAAATCAAAGGCGGTCCCGTCACGGGTGGGAACTTCTTTTTGGGTTCGCCTGAGTTCAAACTGCGTATCAAAGATACGCTCCAGCAGCTTTTCGAAACGCGCAAGAATCCTTTGAAGATGGTCCGCACGGTGGGGCCTCGTTTTGTGTTCAATTTAGCGAGCGGAAAACTCGATGTCACTGAAGTCGAAAAGAAAATGGGCGAGTTGCTCGGGGGACCCTGCGCAGCGATTTATACCGAATATGCGGCAATCGGAGCCGATGTCGATAAGCCCGTCGACCTCGAGGTGATTGAAGCGGCGATTCTTGCCACACACCGCTCTATCGTGTAA
- the glmU gene encoding bifunctional UDP-N-acetylglucosamine diphosphorylase/glucosamine-1-phosphate N-acetyltransferase GlmU: MPTIALILAAGQGTRMKSKTPKVIHKILGIPLVEFVIDAAQEAQCEDIVVITGHQAEEVEAVLPARVHAVRQAQRIGTANAVGVSKKIVEKLAGRSLMADSTDPDNGILVVLSGDVPLLNAQTIEELIKHCKKTHSAMTVLTAILPDSNGYGRIVRNEAGDVERIVEDKDASEKERSIKEINTGIYCFALDNLYDRLDRIDNDNAQGEYYLTDILALLLADGERVTALPVKEPAEVGGVNTRVQLAQATALMQERINTRLMTAGVTMVSPATTWISPRAVIAADTEILPNTHILGASSIGEDCIIGPDTRIIDSTVEKGARIDSSIILASTVGEAANIGPRAYLRPGCVLEADTKVGTSVELKATHLGRGSKIPHLSYVGDADIGENCNLGAGTITCNYDGYTKSKTIIGDNVFIGSDTMLIAPVTIGDGATIGASSAITKDVPENALALERNEQKIIKDWAARRRLKKNMREEAKQ; encoded by the coding sequence ATGCCAACGATTGCACTCATCCTCGCCGCCGGCCAGGGTACTCGCATGAAGTCGAAAACGCCGAAAGTGATTCATAAAATCCTCGGTATCCCTCTGGTTGAGTTCGTCATCGATGCCGCGCAAGAGGCCCAGTGCGAGGATATAGTGGTCATCACCGGGCATCAAGCCGAGGAAGTCGAGGCGGTGCTCCCTGCGAGAGTTCATGCTGTTCGCCAGGCGCAACGTATAGGGACGGCGAATGCCGTCGGTGTCTCGAAAAAAATAGTCGAAAAACTTGCCGGGCGCTCATTGATGGCCGATTCAACCGACCCCGATAACGGGATTCTCGTCGTTTTGTCGGGGGATGTTCCTCTTCTCAACGCTCAGACCATCGAGGAGTTAATCAAGCACTGCAAAAAAACCCACTCCGCAATGACCGTTCTGACGGCCATTTTGCCTGATTCAAACGGCTACGGGCGTATCGTGCGAAACGAAGCCGGCGACGTCGAACGTATCGTCGAGGACAAAGATGCCTCCGAAAAGGAACGTTCCATAAAGGAAATCAACACGGGAATCTATTGCTTCGCACTCGATAATTTATACGATCGTCTCGATCGCATCGACAATGACAATGCTCAAGGGGAGTATTACCTGACCGACATCCTCGCTCTGCTTCTCGCAGACGGTGAGCGTGTCACGGCGTTGCCTGTCAAGGAGCCGGCTGAAGTCGGCGGCGTGAATACTCGCGTTCAGCTTGCGCAAGCGACCGCACTCATGCAAGAGCGTATCAACACGCGGCTTATGACTGCCGGCGTCACGATGGTCTCTCCGGCGACTACGTGGATTTCTCCGCGGGCCGTCATAGCGGCGGATACGGAAATTCTGCCGAACACGCACATTCTCGGCGCTTCGTCTATCGGCGAGGATTGCATCATCGGTCCCGACACCCGTATCATCGACTCCACCGTCGAGAAGGGGGCCCGCATCGACTCATCGATAATTCTGGCATCGACGGTCGGTGAGGCGGCCAACATCGGTCCGCGCGCTTACCTGCGGCCGGGGTGCGTTCTCGAAGCCGATACGAAGGTGGGAACCAGCGTCGAGCTCAAAGCGACTCATCTCGGTCGCGGCAGTAAAATTCCTCACCTGAGCTATGTCGGCGACGCCGACATCGGTGAGAACTGCAATCTCGGCGCCGGCACGATAACGTGCAATTACGACGGATACACGAAGTCCAAGACGATCATCGGCGACAATGTGTTTATCGGTTCTGATACAATGCTTATTGCGCCCGTCACCATCGGAGACGGTGCCACCATCGGTGCATCGAGTGCCATCACGAAAGATGTGCCCGAAAATGCGCTCGCGCTCGAACGCAATGAGCAAAAAATCATAAAAGACTGGGCTGCCAGAAGGCGCTTGAAGAAAAATATGAGAGAGGAAGCGAAACAATAA
- a CDS encoding ribose-phosphate pyrophosphokinase, translated as MDRRMLLFSGTANHPIAEEIAQQLGTELGNIKIRHFANGEIYVRFLESVRGADVFLIQSISAPVNESLMELLIMIDAAKRASAGRIIVVMPHYGYARQDKKSAAREPITAKLVADLVSTAGATSIITMDLHQGQIQGFFDIPVNHLTAIGILADYFESLKLEDMVVVSPDVGRAKACKKLSDMLGCGLAIMHKGRPDHNLAEINHVIGDVEGKTCIMTDDMVDTAGSITEGVRVLNAKGAKAIYVGATHGIFSPPAFERIESAPIEQLVVTNTIPVPEERLTGKIKVLSVAPMFARAISAVYNYGSVSDLFDPDFQL; from the coding sequence ATGGATAGGCGCATGTTGCTCTTTTCCGGAACCGCCAATCACCCGATTGCCGAGGAAATCGCTCAGCAGTTGGGGACGGAATTGGGGAATATTAAAATTCGCCATTTCGCAAACGGTGAGATTTATGTTCGCTTTCTCGAGTCGGTGCGTGGCGCCGACGTCTTTTTGATTCAATCCATCTCAGCACCGGTCAACGAATCTCTCATGGAGCTCCTCATCATGATTGATGCGGCGAAGCGCGCGAGTGCCGGACGCATCATCGTGGTCATGCCTCATTACGGTTATGCGCGTCAAGATAAGAAGAGCGCGGCGCGAGAGCCTATCACGGCAAAACTCGTCGCCGATCTCGTTTCGACCGCAGGTGCCACCAGCATCATCACCATGGATTTACACCAAGGCCAAATTCAGGGATTCTTCGATATTCCGGTCAATCACCTGACGGCGATCGGGATTCTCGCCGATTATTTCGAGAGTCTCAAGCTTGAGGATATGGTCGTCGTGAGCCCCGATGTCGGACGCGCGAAGGCATGTAAAAAACTCTCCGATATGCTCGGCTGCGGTTTGGCCATCATGCATAAGGGCCGCCCCGACCATAATCTCGCCGAAATCAATCACGTCATCGGTGACGTCGAGGGCAAGACATGTATCATGACAGATGATATGGTCGATACCGCCGGCTCGATTACCGAGGGAGTTCGCGTGCTCAACGCGAAGGGCGCCAAAGCGATTTATGTCGGCGCGACTCACGGCATTTTCTCTCCTCCCGCCTTCGAGCGCATCGAGAGTGCTCCCATCGAGCAGCTTGTGGTCACCAACACGATTCCCGTACCCGAAGAGCGCCTCACCGGGAAAATCAAAGTGCTCTCGGTCGCGCCCATGTTTGCTCGCGCAATTTCCGCAGTCTATAACTACGGCAGCGTTTCGGATTTGTTCGACCCCGACTTTCAGCTTTAG
- a CDS encoding aminoacyl-tRNA hydrolase, giving the protein MTYLIAGLGNPGEEYALTRHNAGFMVVDELARRHNARYWKSEGGALTSEVSFGEHDIILVKPQTFMNLSGSALANVAKTHGVESDAVIVVHDELDIDAGTVRLKFDGGHAGHNGLRSIHEKLQTSAYARVRVGIGRPPGRMKAADYVLAALRKEAAEDLAVAVQTAADACEEIVCTSFAAAMNRYNTTN; this is encoded by the coding sequence ATGACCTATTTGATTGCAGGTCTCGGCAATCCCGGCGAGGAGTACGCGCTCACGCGTCATAACGCCGGTTTCATGGTCGTCGATGAATTGGCACGTCGTCATAATGCCCGTTACTGGAAGAGCGAGGGGGGTGCTTTGACGAGCGAAGTGAGCTTCGGAGAGCACGACATCATTCTCGTAAAGCCTCAAACGTTCATGAATCTTTCGGGATCGGCGCTCGCCAATGTGGCGAAAACCCACGGGGTCGAGTCGGACGCCGTAATCGTCGTTCACGACGAACTCGACATCGATGCCGGGACCGTGCGGCTCAAGTTCGACGGGGGACACGCAGGGCATAACGGCTTGCGCTCGATTCACGAGAAGCTGCAAACATCCGCCTATGCGCGTGTGCGCGTCGGCATAGGACGACCGCCGGGACGCATGAAAGCGGCGGATTATGTTCTCGCGGCGCTGCGTAAAGAGGCGGCCGAGGATTTGGCAGTGGCAGTGCAAACCGCCGCCGATGCCTGCGAGGAAATCGTGTGCACTTCGTTTGCCGCGGCGATGAATCGCTACAACACGACAAACTGA
- a CDS encoding peptidoglycan DD-metalloendopeptidase family protein: MTFALVKKYARFLTPQMRRSGLAILICASLFSTYIPPRDFAWGSVSSLKSKAAAARMQAAAKDNEAAALKKEVAQLDAEAENYAKQAAGYDSAIAKASRNAGRLTAELSALKTQKVELTSQIASTTAEYRTQQKQLSSRVVQSYKQGSDYFLDLLFGSSDMGDFITRAEFANRILTSNSETAAGLALSKRKLDNNKIQLDKIVESAQNKTDEAVRTATDLKQLKASRQNSALGAQQAQDQKTTLMQNAQGDATKLRALAEEEEATAARLASQLKGNGSGVFHGSMTWPIPASHRVTSNFGPRICPYHGRELHTGVDIGAPSGSTILAAASGTVISAGYRGGYGNTVIIDHGNGVTTLYAHQRSGGIKVSVGQKVRAGQRIGTVGSTGNSTGPHCHWEVRVNGTPKNPLSY, translated from the coding sequence ATGACGTTTGCCCTCGTAAAAAAATATGCTCGCTTCCTCACGCCGCAGATGCGACGCTCTGGGCTCGCGATTTTGATATGTGCCTCACTGTTTTCGACATATATCCCTCCACGGGATTTCGCGTGGGGCAGCGTGAGCTCCCTCAAATCGAAAGCCGCCGCTGCACGCATGCAGGCCGCAGCCAAAGACAACGAAGCCGCCGCTTTGAAAAAAGAGGTTGCTCAGCTCGATGCGGAGGCGGAAAACTACGCGAAGCAGGCCGCCGGCTACGACTCTGCAATCGCTAAAGCATCTCGAAATGCCGGACGACTCACTGCAGAGTTAAGCGCGCTCAAAACTCAAAAAGTGGAGCTCACCAGCCAAATCGCCAGCACGACGGCGGAGTACCGGACCCAGCAAAAACAACTCTCTTCTCGTGTCGTACAGTCCTATAAACAGGGGAGCGACTATTTTCTCGATCTCTTGTTCGGGTCTTCTGACATGGGCGATTTCATCACACGCGCGGAATTCGCCAACCGGATTCTCACCTCGAACAGCGAGACAGCCGCCGGTTTGGCATTGTCGAAGCGCAAGTTGGACAACAATAAAATACAGCTCGACAAAATAGTCGAGTCGGCACAAAACAAAACCGATGAGGCGGTCAGAACCGCAACCGATCTCAAGCAATTGAAAGCAAGTCGGCAAAACTCGGCACTCGGCGCGCAACAAGCCCAAGATCAAAAGACGACTTTGATGCAAAATGCGCAAGGCGACGCCACGAAATTGCGCGCACTCGCCGAAGAAGAAGAGGCGACGGCGGCAAGGCTCGCCTCGCAACTCAAAGGGAACGGAAGCGGAGTTTTCCACGGCAGCATGACTTGGCCGATCCCCGCATCGCACCGGGTCACGTCGAACTTCGGTCCTCGAATTTGCCCCTATCACGGGCGCGAGCTTCACACGGGAGTCGATATCGGAGCCCCATCCGGTTCGACAATCTTGGCCGCAGCAAGCGGGACGGTCATCTCGGCCGGATACCGCGGGGGCTACGGCAACACCGTCATCATCGATCACGGTAACGGTGTCACGACGCTTTATGCCCATCAACGATCCGGAGGCATCAAAGTTTCCGTCGGACAAAAAGTGAGAGCCGGACAGCGCATCGGTACCGTGGGCAGCACCGGAAACTCCACCGGTCCGCACTGTCACTGGGAAGTCCGCGTCAACGGAACTCCGAAAAACCCACTGTCTTATTAG
- a CDS encoding sulfide/dihydroorotate dehydrogenase-like FAD/NAD-binding protein, with protein MFNVLAKRQLSEAVFEITVEAPEIARKVQAGQFLIIRATEDGERVPFTFSDWSAEEGWIKFIFMKVGKTSHLISHLERNDVIADVAGPLGNPTEIEDKSRIAVIGGGVGCAVAYPVARALCDAGAEVTVIMGARKGELLILKEEFEALPLKDFIIMTDDGSAGEKGLVTAPLGELCKNGELDNAFAVGPAIMMKFCAATTGEYGVPTAVSLNPIMVDGTGMCGACRVTVFGETKFGCVDGPDFDAAGVNWNELMTRQRLYQEEERVADAEYAGSCSCHI; from the coding sequence ATGTTCAACGTTCTTGCCAAGAGGCAACTTTCAGAAGCGGTGTTCGAAATCACCGTCGAGGCTCCCGAAATAGCCCGTAAGGTTCAAGCCGGGCAGTTTCTCATCATCCGCGCGACTGAAGACGGCGAACGTGTGCCGTTTACTTTTTCGGATTGGTCTGCTGAGGAAGGTTGGATAAAGTTCATTTTTATGAAAGTGGGCAAAACTTCCCATCTCATTTCGCACCTCGAACGCAATGACGTTATAGCAGACGTAGCCGGTCCTCTCGGAAACCCCACGGAGATCGAGGACAAGAGCCGCATTGCAGTCATCGGCGGTGGCGTCGGCTGCGCGGTGGCCTACCCGGTCGCGCGCGCGCTGTGCGATGCGGGAGCCGAGGTCACGGTGATAATGGGCGCACGAAAGGGAGAATTGCTCATTCTCAAAGAAGAGTTCGAGGCGTTGCCTCTCAAGGATTTCATCATTATGACCGATGACGGCAGCGCCGGCGAAAAAGGTCTCGTCACAGCTCCGCTCGGTGAGTTGTGCAAAAATGGTGAGCTCGACAATGCTTTCGCGGTCGGTCCGGCCATCATGATGAAGTTTTGCGCGGCCACGACCGGTGAATACGGAGTTCCGACCGCTGTTTCGCTCAACCCGATTATGGTTGACGGAACCGGCATGTGCGGGGCTTGTCGCGTCACCGTTTTCGGGGAAACGAAATTCGGCTGTGTCGACGGACCCGATTTCGATGCGGCGGGTGTCAACTGGAATGAGTTGATGACACGACAAAGGTTATATCAAGAAGAAGAACGCGTTGCCGACGCCGAGTATGCAGGGAGCTGTTCATGCCATATATAG
- the gltA gene encoding NADPH-dependent glutamate synthase — protein sequence MPYIDGKRRPSREPRQVMGMQDPKVRHRNFDEVALGFTEEQARAEADRCLQCKNPTCEQGCPVNVRIRDFIGGILDDDFCGGVAALRERNALPAVCGRVCTQETQCEAACVLSKKGTPVAIGGLERFLADWDRSREPGMRCKTVAAPRNGKRVAVIGSGPSGLACAGELSLLGYGVTVYESLHTAGGVLAYGIPEFRLPKSILQDEVEALRTARVEFKFDQVVGRITNAQELLDEQGFSAIFLGTGAGLPIFLGIPGENQNGVFSANEYLTRVNLMRAYDFPKTDTPVWRGNRVVVIGGGNVAMDSARTALRLGAAEVYLVYRRTEEEMPARIEERNHAKEEGVIFKELYAPLEVVGDQGWCTGLRVQRMRLGQPDASGRRSPMPIEGEESVIECDTVISAVGTRAHHLAGKISDVKMTDRGYVEADDDGRTSNPRIFAGGDIVTGAATVILAMGAGKKAAHAIDEYVKNRPTGAKV from the coding sequence ATGCCATATATAGACGGGAAACGCAGGCCTTCTCGTGAGCCGCGTCAGGTGATGGGAATGCAAGACCCGAAAGTTCGCCATCGGAATTTCGATGAGGTCGCGCTCGGCTTCACCGAAGAACAAGCGCGCGCCGAGGCGGACCGCTGCCTCCAGTGTAAAAACCCCACGTGCGAACAAGGCTGCCCGGTCAATGTGAGAATCCGTGATTTCATCGGTGGAATTTTGGACGATGATTTCTGTGGCGGTGTCGCAGCGCTTCGAGAGAGAAACGCGCTCCCTGCGGTTTGCGGTCGCGTGTGTACGCAAGAGACGCAGTGCGAGGCTGCCTGTGTGCTTTCGAAGAAAGGGACACCGGTTGCAATCGGCGGTCTCGAGCGGTTCTTGGCCGATTGGGATAGAAGCCGTGAGCCGGGAATGCGCTGCAAGACGGTTGCGGCTCCCCGCAACGGTAAGCGCGTTGCGGTTATCGGGTCGGGTCCTTCAGGTTTGGCTTGTGCCGGTGAACTGTCGCTTCTCGGCTACGGAGTCACGGTGTATGAGTCCTTGCATACTGCAGGAGGAGTTTTGGCCTACGGTATCCCGGAGTTTCGTCTGCCCAAGTCCATCTTGCAAGACGAGGTCGAGGCGCTGCGCACGGCGCGCGTCGAGTTCAAATTCGACCAGGTCGTCGGGCGAATCACAAACGCGCAAGAGCTTTTGGACGAGCAGGGTTTCAGTGCGATATTTCTCGGCACGGGGGCCGGGCTGCCGATTTTCCTGGGGATTCCCGGAGAAAACCAAAACGGTGTTTTCAGCGCAAACGAGTATCTCACGCGCGTGAACTTGATGCGCGCTTATGATTTTCCCAAGACGGACACTCCCGTGTGGCGGGGAAACCGCGTGGTGGTCATCGGAGGCGGTAATGTCGCCATGGATTCTGCCCGAACGGCGCTTCGTCTCGGCGCCGCCGAAGTTTATTTGGTCTATCGGCGCACCGAAGAAGAAATGCCGGCCCGTATCGAGGAGAGAAATCATGCCAAAGAAGAAGGCGTGATTTTCAAGGAACTTTATGCACCGCTCGAAGTCGTCGGCGACCAAGGCTGGTGCACTGGCTTGCGTGTCCAAAGAATGCGTCTCGGACAGCCCGACGCAAGCGGCAGACGCAGCCCCATGCCGATTGAAGGTGAGGAGTCCGTCATCGAATGCGATACCGTGATTTCAGCGGTTGGGACGCGTGCGCATCATTTAGCCGGTAAGATCAGCGATGTCAAAATGACGGATCGCGGCTACGTCGAAGCCGATGACGACGGGCGCACGAGCAATCCTCGGATTTTTGCCGGGGGAGATATCGTCACGGGAGCTGCAACGGTTATTTTGGCAATGGGTGCCGGTAAAAAAGCGGCGCACGCAATCGATGAGTATGTGAAGAACCGACCCACGGGTGCAAAGGTTTAG